Proteins found in one uncultured Desulfuromonas sp. genomic segment:
- a CDS encoding pyrimidine/purine nucleoside phosphorylase codes for MTYQSPQEFSAATVACKANLYFDGQVVSHSLTLANGEKKTLGVVFPGLYRFETNAAEKMEIIAGQCKVKVADQDGWIGFEAGTWFDVPAKSYFEIEVMDGSVEYVCSYIA; via the coding sequence ATGACGTATCAATCCCCGCAAGAATTTTCAGCAGCCACAGTGGCTTGTAAAGCAAATCTCTACTTTGACGGTCAAGTGGTCAGCCACAGTCTGACGCTGGCCAATGGCGAGAAAAAGACCCTCGGTGTGGTGTTTCCCGGTCTCTATCGATTTGAAACCAATGCTGCGGAAAAAATGGAAATTATTGCCGGTCAGTGCAAAGTGAAAGTTGCCGATCAGGATGGCTGGATCGGTTTTGAGGCCGGAACGTGGTTTGATGTGCCGGCCAAATCATATTTTGAAATCGAAGTGATGGACGGTTCCGTGGAATACGTCTGTTCTTATATTGCGTAG
- a CDS encoding helix-turn-helix domain-containing protein has translation MVSEDRSEEKNVYRCPVEVTLDVIGGKWKSLILWHLKQKTLRFSQLQRLLPRITQKMLTQQLRDLERDGLVFRQVYPEVPPRVEYSLTELGCSVVPILDQMYEWGSRFDPEQPGCAAKDSSIPA, from the coding sequence ATGGTTAGTGAAGATAGAAGCGAAGAAAAAAATGTATACCGTTGCCCGGTGGAGGTAACTCTCGATGTCATCGGCGGCAAGTGGAAAAGTTTGATCCTCTGGCATCTCAAGCAGAAAACTCTCCGTTTCAGCCAGTTACAGCGGCTTTTGCCGCGCATTACCCAGAAGATGTTGACCCAGCAACTGCGCGATCTTGAACGCGACGGGCTGGTGTTTCGCCAGGTGTATCCCGAGGTGCCGCCGCGGGTGGAATATTCGCTGACCGAACTCGGTTGCAGCGTGGTGCCGATCCTTGATCAGATGTACGAATGGGGCAGCCGTTTTGATCCCGAGCAGCCGGGATGTGCTGCAAAGGACTCTAGTATTCCCGCATAA
- a CDS encoding phosphate ABC transporter substrate-binding protein: MKTMAVRSVVKRVAATATVVAAMLMTAAPGQASAPKVDVNLSDYVTVQGVGGNLSSVGSDTLNNLMTFWAEAFRAKYPNVNIQIEGKGSSTAPPALIEGAAQIGPMSRKMKSSEVEKFEKRYGFKPTTIGVALDSLGVFVNKDNPVNALSLQQIDAIFSKNRKGGAPRDAIVWGDLGQGGKFANLPISIYGRNSASGTYGYFKKHALFKGDYKDTVKEQPGSASVVLSVTEDLGGIGYSGIGYKTSGVKAIALAKKDGDTAYEPTYENVLNGKYPLGRMLYLNVVKKPNEPLPKLISEFITFVLSKEGQQIVVKDGYLPLPAPVAAKELVKVKN; the protein is encoded by the coding sequence ATGAAAACAATGGCAGTACGAAGTGTTGTTAAGCGGGTCGCCGCAACAGCCACCGTTGTCGCAGCAATGCTGATGACAGCGGCTCCAGGTCAAGCCTCTGCACCCAAGGTCGATGTGAACCTGTCGGACTACGTCACGGTACAAGGTGTCGGCGGCAACCTGAGCAGTGTCGGTTCCGATACGCTCAACAATCTGATGACATTCTGGGCTGAGGCGTTTCGCGCCAAGTACCCCAATGTCAACATTCAGATCGAAGGCAAGGGTTCCAGTACCGCTCCTCCGGCATTGATCGAGGGTGCTGCGCAGATCGGTCCCATGTCGCGCAAAATGAAGAGCAGTGAAGTTGAGAAGTTTGAAAAGCGTTATGGCTTCAAGCCGACCACCATTGGTGTTGCTCTTGACTCTCTGGGTGTTTTCGTCAACAAGGATAACCCGGTTAACGCACTGTCTCTGCAACAAATCGATGCCATCTTCTCCAAAAACCGCAAGGGCGGTGCTCCTCGCGACGCCATCGTCTGGGGTGATTTGGGCCAGGGCGGTAAGTTCGCCAACCTGCCTATCAGCATCTACGGTCGCAACTCTGCGTCCGGTACCTACGGTTACTTCAAGAAACACGCCCTGTTCAAAGGCGACTATAAAGACACCGTTAAAGAGCAGCCGGGTTCCGCTTCTGTTGTTCTGTCCGTCACTGAAGACCTCGGTGGTATCGGTTACTCCGGCATTGGCTACAAGACCTCCGGTGTTAAGGCGATCGCTCTGGCGAAAAAAGACGGTGACACCGCTTACGAGCCGACTTACGAGAATGTTCTCAACGGCAAATACCCTCTTGGTCGTATGCTTTACCTCAACGTGGTTAAGAAGCCCAATGAGCCTCTGCCCAAGTTGATCTCTGAGTTCATTACCTTTGTCCTGTCCAAAGAAGGTCAGCAGATTGTTGTTAAAGACGGTTACCTGCCGCTGCCGGCTCCGGTTGCTGCCAAGGAGTTGGTCAAGGTTAAAAACTAA
- a CDS encoding YhdH/YhfP family quinone oxidoreductase, whose amino-acid sequence MTTFRALQVTTPQPKQFVRQVVERSIDDLPAGELLVQVAYSSLNFKDALSATGNPGVTRNFPHTPGIDAAGTVVECSDGRFAAGDEVIVTSYDLGMETDGGFAEMIRVPSSWAVKLPSDMSLKQSMMFGTAGLTAGLSVQELVEAGVTPDQGEILVTGATGGVGSLAVAILAKAGFQVTAATGKASEHAYLKELGATSVISRDEVTENSTRPMLKPRWAGVIDCVGGEMLAAAIKATRYDGVVTCCGLVGSPDLPINVFPFILRGVRLIGIDSAECPMPRRQTVWNKLASEWSLPQLETMNDEIGLEGLEEAISAMLAGSLKRRQIIKP is encoded by the coding sequence ATGACAACCTTTCGCGCTTTACAGGTAACCACGCCACAACCCAAACAATTTGTCCGCCAGGTGGTGGAGCGTTCCATCGATGATCTGCCCGCTGGTGAACTCCTGGTTCAGGTCGCGTATTCGTCACTGAATTTCAAGGATGCCCTGTCGGCCACGGGCAACCCCGGCGTGACTCGCAATTTTCCCCATACGCCGGGTATCGATGCCGCCGGAACTGTCGTTGAATGCAGTGACGGTCGCTTCGCCGCCGGCGATGAAGTGATTGTCACCAGCTACGATCTGGGCATGGAAACCGACGGTGGCTTTGCCGAAATGATTCGCGTTCCCAGTAGCTGGGCGGTGAAATTACCGTCGGACATGAGCTTGAAACAGAGCATGATGTTCGGCACAGCCGGACTGACGGCCGGGCTGAGCGTGCAAGAACTTGTTGAAGCCGGTGTCACCCCGGATCAAGGGGAGATTCTCGTCACCGGCGCAACCGGTGGTGTCGGCAGCCTCGCCGTGGCCATCCTCGCCAAAGCCGGATTCCAGGTCACGGCCGCCACCGGCAAAGCGTCGGAACACGCCTACCTCAAAGAGTTGGGCGCCACATCTGTTATCAGCCGCGATGAGGTCACCGAAAACAGTACCCGGCCCATGCTCAAACCACGCTGGGCCGGAGTGATCGATTGTGTCGGCGGAGAGATGCTGGCCGCCGCCATCAAGGCCACCCGTTACGACGGCGTCGTCACTTGCTGCGGCCTGGTTGGCTCCCCCGACCTGCCGATCAACGTGTTCCCCTTTATTCTGCGCGGTGTACGCCTCATCGGCATCGATTCCGCCGAATGCCCCATGCCGCGTCGCCAGACCGTGTGGAACAAGCTGGCTAGCGAATGGAGTCTGCCTCAACTTGAGACCATGAATGATGAAATCGGGCTGGAAGGATTGGAAGAGGCGATTTCAGCCATGCTGGCCGGATCATTGAAGCGCCGTCAGATTATCAAACCCTGA
- a CDS encoding EAL domain-containing protein codes for MSKPTTPTSANPAGLPVTLQGRLERTHLITRVRWQLISAIVLFCLVAEIMLVWSQSTFDLSILQYALLLGTLSTLNLYNLIYHYYYLTIARFAFIDHLHILLDICVVTVLIHFTGGGNSWLWPLYLVTTLEAAFLLENRRDVLGIGALNSLLYAWALIAGHYKLLPYIDPPLDGISTQSETFLLLLWLWVTLLNTAIAFICTFLTHALRRKTAEASTLAQRLENFLNHANDLIIQFRPDGTIDYANQTSRSILNIDPDSNVINISSLIDPTDRPSWQRQVLLLENGTPFPATELLMRTNSDQQAIIVDSNVTPLEENDGQCTLWGLFRDITARRQAEARLDQLTNFDQLTGLAHRSNFMERAEQVTLMAKRERKNTAFLIINIDRFKLINDALGSAIGDEVLKAVSQRLLHQVREVDVVGRLNGDEFVIMLVNVESADIVHNLAVKITQALTPVIVVNGHELFLTTSTGIALYPQDGDTPEELLKQAEIALLSVKSTGRNSIQFFTNQIDLNQNKRLHLLNGLHLALQQQQFVLHYQPKVNIHTGQITSVEALIRWNHPEMGWVMPKEFIPLAEESGLIGIIGRWVLEEACRQCLIWQQQGLPPIRMAVNFSGHQLQQESQLQSITDVLKKTGLAAQWLEIEITETVIMQNPEATINILQAIQKLGVHIAIDDFGTGYSSLAYLKRFPVNTLKIDRTFVRDIEQSDTDAAIVGAILKMGAALKLNIVAEGVETHGQRKFLKQHNCHEIQGFLYSPAVPPERIVEMVRQDETGTG; via the coding sequence ATGAGCAAACCAACCACCCCAACATCGGCGAATCCCGCAGGCCTACCCGTTACCCTGCAGGGTCGCCTGGAACGCACCCATCTGATCACCCGCGTTCGCTGGCAACTGATCAGCGCCATTGTCCTGTTCTGTCTGGTGGCCGAAATCATGCTGGTCTGGTCGCAATCGACGTTTGACCTGTCAATCCTGCAATACGCTCTGCTGCTCGGCACTCTATCGACTCTCAATCTGTACAATCTGATCTACCACTACTATTACCTGACCATCGCCCGTTTCGCGTTTATTGATCATCTGCATATCCTGCTGGATATTTGTGTTGTCACCGTACTGATCCACTTCACCGGCGGCGGCAACAGTTGGTTGTGGCCTCTATATCTGGTGACGACGCTTGAGGCAGCCTTTCTGCTTGAAAACCGTCGTGACGTTCTCGGCATCGGTGCGCTGAACAGCCTGTTATACGCCTGGGCACTGATCGCCGGCCATTACAAGCTGCTGCCCTACATCGATCCGCCGCTGGATGGAATCTCGACCCAATCAGAGACGTTTCTGTTGCTGCTGTGGTTGTGGGTCACCCTGCTCAATACAGCCATCGCCTTTATCTGCACCTTTCTCACCCATGCCCTGCGCCGCAAAACAGCCGAAGCATCTACGCTGGCCCAGCGGCTGGAGAATTTTCTCAACCATGCCAACGATCTGATTATTCAATTTCGACCCGACGGCACCATTGATTACGCCAATCAGACGTCACGCTCTATTCTCAACATCGATCCGGACAGCAACGTCATCAACATCAGCAGCCTGATCGACCCAACGGATCGTCCCAGCTGGCAACGTCAGGTTCTCTTGTTGGAAAACGGCACCCCCTTTCCGGCCACGGAACTGCTTATGCGCACGAATAGCGACCAGCAGGCGATCATTGTCGACAGTAATGTCACCCCGTTGGAAGAAAACGATGGCCAGTGTACCTTGTGGGGTCTCTTTCGCGACATCACCGCCCGCCGCCAGGCCGAAGCGCGCCTTGATCAACTGACCAACTTTGATCAGCTCACCGGACTGGCTCACCGTTCGAATTTTATGGAGCGCGCTGAACAAGTGACCCTGATGGCCAAGCGAGAACGGAAAAACACCGCTTTTCTGATCATCAATATTGACCGTTTTAAACTGATCAACGATGCCCTGGGCAGCGCCATTGGCGACGAGGTGCTCAAAGCCGTCAGCCAGCGTCTGCTCCACCAGGTCCGTGAAGTCGACGTGGTCGGCCGGCTCAATGGCGATGAATTCGTCATCATGCTGGTTAACGTCGAAAGTGCCGACATCGTTCACAACCTGGCGGTTAAAATCACCCAGGCACTCACGCCGGTGATCGTTGTCAACGGTCATGAACTGTTTTTGACCACCAGTACCGGCATTGCACTCTATCCTCAGGATGGCGACACCCCGGAAGAACTGCTGAAACAAGCCGAAATCGCCCTGTTGTCGGTCAAATCAACCGGCCGTAACAGCATCCAGTTTTTTACCAACCAGATCGACCTCAATCAGAACAAACGACTGCATCTGCTCAACGGGCTCCACCTGGCGCTTCAACAACAGCAATTTGTGCTGCATTATCAACCCAAGGTCAATATCCACACCGGACAAATCACGTCGGTGGAAGCCCTGATCCGCTGGAACCACCCGGAAATGGGCTGGGTGATGCCGAAAGAATTTATCCCGCTGGCTGAAGAATCGGGGCTGATCGGTATCATCGGCCGCTGGGTCCTTGAGGAGGCCTGCCGCCAATGCCTGATCTGGCAACAGCAGGGGCTACCGCCCATTCGCATGGCTGTCAACTTCTCCGGCCACCAGCTCCAGCAGGAAAGTCAGCTGCAAAGCATCACTGACGTGCTTAAAAAAACCGGACTTGCCGCCCAATGGCTGGAAATTGAAATTACCGAGACGGTGATCATGCAGAACCCTGAAGCAACCATTAACATCCTTCAGGCCATCCAGAAACTCGGCGTACATATCGCCATCGACGACTTCGGCACCGGCTATTCATCCCTGGCCTACCTGAAACGGTTTCCGGTCAATACGTTGAAAATCGACCGAACCTTTGTACGCGATATCGAACAGAGCGACACCGATGCCGCGATTGTCGGCGCGATCCTTAAAATGGGAGCCGCTCTGAAGCTCAACATTGTTGCCGAAGGGGTTGAAACCCATGGTCAGCGCAAGTTTCTTAAACAGCATAACTGTCATGAAATTCAGGGATTTCTCTATAGTCCGGCGGTGCCGCCGGAGCGGATTGTGGAAATGGTACGCCAAGATGAGACCGGGACAGGATAA
- a CDS encoding LysR family transcriptional regulator, whose translation MELYQLQSFAVIAQTKNLTRAAETLNLSQSALSSQLKGLEEDLGVVLFKRGARGMRLTLQGEQLLDEANQVLSSVRQLREQAHALHQGGGEVVTLGLNASPSFLRIASISRRLSQLHGEVRPVFQTSQTVNTARMLREGQIDVGFHYGRMRERDIVHQVLAEVRVCVVIPTRLTEDVDSLDWTQVAALPWIWVGNDCPFYTMLMERIERQLLPRQVVTTVDEQIVRELVADGQGVAMMREDEAMPLVQRGRVKIWEPGWLTLPLGLAWLSKNSGQDRIRSMVSVIQDVWQTEQSVEESETPYWL comes from the coding sequence ATGGAACTTTATCAGTTACAGTCGTTTGCCGTGATTGCCCAGACCAAGAATCTGACCCGCGCAGCAGAAACCCTCAACCTCAGTCAGTCGGCATTGTCCAGCCAGCTCAAAGGTCTGGAGGAAGATCTCGGCGTTGTCCTGTTCAAGCGGGGGGCGCGTGGTATGCGCCTGACCTTGCAGGGGGAGCAGTTGCTCGATGAGGCCAACCAGGTGCTCAGTTCGGTGCGTCAGTTGCGCGAACAGGCCCATGCTTTGCATCAGGGCGGCGGTGAAGTGGTGACGCTGGGATTGAATGCCAGTCCATCCTTTTTGCGCATTGCCTCGATTTCCCGGCGACTTAGCCAGTTGCACGGCGAGGTGCGGCCGGTGTTCCAGACCAGTCAAACCGTAAACACGGCGCGCATGTTGCGCGAAGGGCAGATCGATGTTGGTTTTCATTACGGCCGCATGCGGGAGCGCGATATTGTTCATCAAGTGCTGGCCGAAGTGCGGGTGTGCGTGGTGATTCCGACGCGTCTGACCGAGGATGTCGACAGTCTGGATTGGACGCAGGTGGCAGCATTGCCGTGGATCTGGGTCGGTAACGATTGTCCGTTTTACACCATGCTGATGGAGCGTATTGAGCGACAGCTATTGCCGCGCCAGGTGGTGACCACGGTGGATGAGCAGATCGTGCGCGAACTGGTGGCCGATGGTCAGGGCGTGGCCATGATGCGTGAAGATGAGGCCATGCCGCTGGTGCAGCGCGGTCGGGTGAAAATCTGGGAACCGGGTTGGTTGACCCTGCCGTTGGGGTTGGCGTGGCTGAGTAAAAATTCCGGCCAGGATCGCATCCGTTCCATGGTCAGTGTCATCCAGGATGTCTGGCAGACCGAGCAGTCCGTGGAAGAGAGCGAGACGCCTTACTGGTTGTGA
- a CDS encoding S1-like domain-containing RNA-binding protein has translation MIPIGCWHTLVVMSRDDRGATLLLEEQPVLLPKKECPIATQVGDEMTVFVYNGRQDQLVATFKKPLAEANQFALMRVSQANKFGAFVDWGLDKELLVPFAEQPERLKAGRDYIVHVGIDNSGRLIGSTRIERFLEVDEIPFNPGEEVDVLIWQLTELGAKVIVNNRYAGLIYKDELPAELKRGEQGKAYVMRVRDDNLIDITLRKVGRAGMDEARQVVFQALQAEGRLPLTDKSAPEEIEQMLGLSKKAFKRAVGMLYKEQLIELDEREIRLR, from the coding sequence ATGATTCCAATAGGTTGTTGGCATACACTGGTGGTAATGTCGCGTGATGATCGTGGAGCAACATTGCTCCTGGAAGAGCAGCCCGTGTTGCTGCCGAAAAAAGAGTGTCCCATCGCCACCCAGGTGGGTGATGAGATGACGGTGTTTGTTTATAACGGCCGTCAGGATCAATTGGTGGCAACCTTTAAGAAGCCTTTGGCCGAGGCCAATCAGTTTGCTCTGATGCGTGTCAGCCAGGCCAATAAGTTCGGAGCATTCGTTGATTGGGGCCTCGACAAGGAGTTGCTGGTGCCATTTGCCGAGCAACCGGAGCGGTTGAAGGCCGGCCGCGATTATATTGTCCATGTCGGCATCGATAACAGTGGGCGGCTGATCGGCAGTACCCGCATCGAGCGCTTTCTTGAAGTGGACGAGATCCCTTTCAACCCAGGTGAAGAGGTGGACGTGCTGATCTGGCAGTTGACCGAGCTGGGGGCCAAGGTCATTGTTAATAACCGCTACGCCGGTCTGATTTATAAGGATGAGCTGCCTGCTGAACTCAAGCGTGGTGAGCAGGGCAAGGCTTATGTCATGCGGGTGCGTGATGATAATTTGATCGACATTACCCTGCGCAAGGTGGGCCGAGCCGGTATGGATGAGGCGCGTCAGGTGGTGTTCCAGGCCTTGCAGGCAGAAGGTCGTTTGCCGCTGACCGACAAGAGCGCTCCCGAAGAAATTGAGCAGATGTTGGGATTGAGTAAGAAGGCGTTCAAGCGGGCGGTTGGCATGTTGTATAAAGAGCAGCTGATTGAGCTTGATGAGCGGGAGATTCGCCTGCGCTGA
- a CDS encoding ABC transporter permease subunit, translating into MDKKVLRKIKRNDSLAALGIRAGGVLVIASVILILLLIGKEALPLFYAPQAELSKRFALPDELVDKEIFALGVDEYREIVYVVDELGQFTFVNVENGLILKRLQAESVEDGLRVTAVERIDTRTYALSWNDGHLSMDQVAFSIDYDAHGKRVMHMALHQLGRFEAGQQTAQRLVARQSDHGVTLVRQLGSSDLEIIQQVEEEDLFGNVQSSREVSVLEGVHPDPVTAITLNGDGSMLYAGTSHGALLRWDLSTPGEPLLLDKLQAFRDRRAVTSLALMLGQISLAVGDDGGLVTVWFPTPTEEGDGHKRLQLIHTLSRHDTPVAALVPSLRNRTLVSLGRGGVVHLDYSTSERHLLTLVDNDPVLMCDISQRGDGLVALQPNGQVALWSIDNPHPEISFSSLFSKVWYESYSKPEWVWQSSSASDDFEAKMSLTPLIYGTLKGTFYAMIFAVPLALLGAVYTSQFGSKRLRELIKPSVEIMAAVPSVIIGFLAALWFAPLLETHFPGFVLSLLIVPLVFLLLLILWQPMRDRPWAKYVESGHEFIVMAPLLVLAVAIAVQLGPWFEQLLFDGNFKLWLFSEAGMRYDSRNSIVISFALGFAVIPIIFTITEDALSNVPQSLKAASLALGASRWQTVWRVVLPSASPGIFAAVMIGLGRAVGETMIVLMATGNTPIMDLSIFNGMRPLSANIAVEIPEAPHGDTLYRVLFLSAVLLFILTFVLNTVAEVVRHRLRRKYGRF; encoded by the coding sequence ATGGATAAAAAAGTTCTGCGAAAGATCAAGCGAAACGACTCGCTTGCGGCTCTGGGGATTCGTGCCGGGGGTGTTCTGGTGATTGCCAGCGTCATCCTGATTTTATTGCTGATCGGTAAAGAGGCGTTGCCGCTGTTTTATGCGCCCCAGGCCGAGTTGAGCAAACGGTTTGCATTGCCCGATGAGTTAGTGGACAAAGAGATTTTTGCTCTCGGCGTTGATGAATATCGTGAAATTGTCTATGTGGTGGATGAGCTGGGACAGTTCACTTTCGTCAATGTTGAGAACGGATTGATATTAAAACGTCTGCAGGCGGAGTCCGTTGAAGATGGATTGCGGGTGACGGCTGTTGAACGGATTGATACGCGCACCTATGCGCTCAGTTGGAATGATGGCCATCTGTCCATGGATCAGGTGGCGTTCAGCATTGACTATGATGCACATGGCAAACGGGTCATGCACATGGCTTTGCACCAACTGGGGCGGTTTGAGGCGGGCCAGCAGACGGCTCAACGGCTGGTCGCTCGTCAGTCGGACCATGGTGTCACGTTGGTGCGCCAGCTCGGCAGTTCCGATCTGGAAATCATTCAGCAGGTTGAAGAGGAGGATCTGTTCGGCAATGTCCAGTCCAGTCGTGAAGTCAGCGTTCTGGAAGGGGTGCATCCCGATCCGGTCACTGCAATTACTCTGAATGGCGATGGTAGCATGCTCTATGCCGGAACCTCGCATGGTGCGCTGTTGCGCTGGGATCTCAGCACTCCCGGTGAACCGCTTCTGCTGGATAAATTGCAGGCGTTTCGCGATCGCCGCGCGGTCACCTCGCTGGCCTTGATGCTGGGACAAATTTCTTTGGCGGTTGGTGACGATGGCGGGCTGGTGACGGTGTGGTTTCCGACACCAACCGAAGAGGGCGATGGTCATAAGCGCCTGCAGTTGATCCATACCCTGTCACGTCATGATACGCCGGTTGCCGCATTGGTGCCGTCGCTGCGTAATCGCACACTGGTCAGTCTTGGCCGCGGTGGCGTGGTGCATCTCGATTATTCAACCAGCGAACGTCATCTGCTGACGCTGGTCGACAATGATCCGGTGCTGATGTGTGATATTTCGCAGCGGGGCGATGGTCTGGTTGCCTTACAGCCCAACGGCCAGGTGGCATTGTGGTCGATTGATAATCCCCACCCGGAGATCAGCTTCAGTTCTCTGTTCAGCAAGGTGTGGTATGAGAGTTATTCCAAGCCGGAATGGGTGTGGCAATCGTCGTCCGCCAGTGACGACTTTGAAGCTAAAATGAGCCTGACGCCATTGATCTATGGCACCTTGAAGGGCACGTTCTATGCGATGATTTTTGCTGTGCCCCTGGCACTGCTTGGTGCGGTGTACACGAGTCAGTTCGGCAGCAAACGTTTGCGCGAGTTGATTAAGCCGTCGGTGGAAATCATGGCCGCGGTACCCTCGGTCATCATCGGTTTTCTTGCCGCGCTGTGGTTTGCTCCACTGCTGGAAACCCACTTTCCCGGCTTTGTGCTGAGTCTGCTGATCGTGCCGCTGGTCTTTTTGCTGTTGCTGATTCTGTGGCAGCCGATGCGCGACCGGCCGTGGGCCAAATATGTCGAGAGCGGCCATGAATTTATCGTGATGGCGCCGTTACTGGTGTTGGCTGTTGCCATTGCCGTTCAGCTCGGTCCCTGGTTTGAGCAACTGCTGTTTGACGGCAACTTCAAGCTGTGGCTGTTCAGCGAAGCCGGCATGCGTTACGACTCGCGCAACAGTATCGTGATCTCGTTTGCCCTTGGTTTTGCCGTGATCCCCATCATTTTCACCATTACGGAGGATGCTCTGTCCAATGTTCCGCAAAGTCTTAAAGCGGCTTCGTTGGCGCTGGGCGCCAGTCGCTGGCAGACGGTCTGGCGCGTGGTTTTGCCTTCGGCCAGCCCCGGCATCTTTGCCGCGGTGATGATCGGTCTGGGGCGTGCGGTTGGTGAAACGATGATCGTGTTGATGGCGACCGGGAATACGCCGATTATGGACTTGAGTATCTTCAACGGCATGCGACCTTTATCGGCCAATATCGCGGTTGAAATTCCCGAAGCGCCCCATGGTGACACGCTGTATCGGGTGTTGTTCCTGTCCGCCGTATTGTTGTTTATTTTGACCTTTGTTCTCAACACGGTCGCCGAGGTGGTTCGCCACCGGTTGCGGCGTAAGTACGGACGTTTCTAA
- a CDS encoding GSU3529 family protein, translated as MELFEQLAAAIRHENEQGELPDYLVAPLQQVANQAERYQQQTDLVRRLIEQLSELDPYSDCGCFGEGYTVSDLITTLNKLGITVEGGSPSSCSVS; from the coding sequence ATGGAACTGTTTGAACAACTGGCCGCAGCCATTCGGCATGAAAACGAACAGGGCGAACTGCCCGACTATCTGGTTGCCCCCTTGCAACAGGTGGCTAACCAGGCGGAACGCTATCAACAGCAAACGGACCTCGTGCGCCGCCTTATCGAGCAATTGAGTGAACTTGATCCTTACAGCGACTGCGGTTGTTTTGGAGAAGGCTATACCGTCTCCGACCTGATCACAACGCTGAACAAACTCGGCATTACGGTTGAAGGGGGCTCGCCGTCCAGTTGTTCAGTGTCTTAA
- a CDS encoding rhodanese-like domain-containing protein has protein sequence MELSMNWRQPLFGGAAILLLAIAACGENVAPKSLNQQLKKKNRPVVVDVRSSFEYQSGHVPGAIHIPLWSVPFSRSKLPKELDGIVIYCEHGPRAVLARGLFLLIGVRPVAFVKGHMAAWRQARLPMEK, from the coding sequence ATGGAATTGTCGATGAATTGGCGTCAGCCCCTGTTTGGTGGGGCGGCAATTTTACTGTTGGCGATAGCCGCCTGTGGCGAGAATGTGGCGCCGAAATCGCTGAATCAGCAATTGAAGAAAAAGAACCGTCCCGTGGTTGTGGATGTGCGCAGTTCGTTTGAATATCAGTCCGGGCATGTTCCCGGAGCCATCCATATTCCTCTCTGGTCGGTGCCGTTCAGTCGCTCAAAGCTGCCAAAGGAGTTGGACGGTATCGTAATCTATTGCGAGCACGGTCCGCGGGCGGTGTTGGCGCGAGGCTTATTTTTGCTGATCGGCGTGCGACCCGTTGCCTTTGTCAAGGGACACATGGCCGCCTGGCGTCAGGCGCGCTTACCCATGGAAAAATAA